The following are from one region of the Salvia hispanica cultivar TCC Black 2014 chromosome 1, UniMelb_Shisp_WGS_1.0, whole genome shotgun sequence genome:
- the LOC125203244 gene encoding UDP-glucose 6-dehydrogenase 3-like: MVKICCIGAGYVGGPTMAVIAVKCPSIEVAVVDISVSRIQAWNSDVLPIYEPGLDEVVKQCRGKNLFFSTDVERHVAEADIVFVSVNTPTKTRGLGAGKAADLTYWESAARMIADVSKSDKIVVEKSTVPVKTAEAIERILTHNSKGIKYQILSNPEFLAEGTAIQDLFNPDRVLIGGRETSDGRKAVETLKSVYAHWVPEDKILCTNLWSAELSKLAANAFLAQRISSVNAMSALCEATGADVAQVAHAIGTDSRIGPKFLKASVGFGGSCFQKDILNLVYICECNGLAEVAGYWRQVIKVNDYQKSRFVNRVVSSMFNTVTGKKVAILGFAFKKDTGDTRETAAIDVCKGLIGDKAHLRIYDPQVSEDQIQRDLALNKFEWDHPAHLQPAAGEAAKQVSVMGDAYEASKGAHAVCVMTEWEEFKGLDYGRIYEGMQKPAFVFDGRNVVDVEKLREIGFIVYSIGKPLDPWLKDMPAVA, translated from the coding sequence ATGGTGAAGATCTGCTGCATCGGTGCCGGCTACGTCGGCGGGCCAACGATGGCGGTGATCGCGGTGAAGTGCCCGTCGATTGAGGTTGCGGTGGTGGACATCTCGGTTAGCCGGATCCAAGCTTGGAACAGTGACGTGCTGCCCATCTACGAGCCAGGGCTGGATGAGGTGGTGAAGCAGTGCAGGGGAAAGAACCTTTTCTTCAGCACCGACGTCGAGAGGCACGTGGCCGAGGCCGACATTGTGTTTGTCTCCGTCAACACCCCCACCAAGACGCGCGGCCTTGGGGCCGGCAAGGCGGCCGATCTCACCTACTGGGAGAGCGCGGCCCGGATGATCGCCGACGTCTCGAAATCGGACAAGATTGTGGTTGAGAAGTCCACTGTCCCTGTTAAGACTGCTGAGGCTATTGAGAGGATTCTCACTCACAATAGTAAGGGGATTAAGTATCAGATTCTGTCTAACCCGGAGTTTTTGGCCGAGGGCACGGCCATTCAGGATCTTTTTAATCCCGACCGCGTCCTCATCGGAGGTCGGGAGACCTCCGATGGGCGAAAGGCGGTCGAGACGTTGAAGTCCGTGTACGCACATTGGGTCCCGGAGGATAAGATCCTCTGCACCAACCTGTGGTCGGCTGAGCTGTCGAAGCTGGCCGCCAACGCGTTCCTGGCGCAGAGGATCTCCTCAGTGAATGCCATGTCGGCTCTCTGTGAGGCCACAGGAGCCGACGTGGCGCAGGTGGCCCATGCCATTGGGACGGACTCGAGGATTGGGCCCAAGTTCCTGAAGGCGAGCGTGGGGTTCGGCGGGTCCTGCTTCCAGAAGGACATCCTCAACCTCGTCTACATCTGCGAGTGCAACGGCCTGGCCGAGGTGGCTGGATACTGGAGGCAAGTGATCAAGGTGAACGACTACCAAAAGAGCCGGTTCGTGAACCGGGTGGTGTCGTCCATGTTCAACACGGTCACGGGGAAGAAGGTCGCGATCCTAGGGTTCGCGTTCAAGAAGGACACGGGTGACACAAGGGAGACCGCGGCAATTGACGTGTGCAAGGGGCTTATAGGGGATAAGGCTCACCTGAGGATCTACGATCCTCAGGTGAGCGAGGACCAGATCCAGAGGGATCTGGCCCTGAACAAGTTTGAGTGGGACCACCCGGCCCACCTGCAGCCGGCCGCGGGGGAGGCTGCCAAGCAGGTGAGCGTGATGGGGGACGCATATGAGGCGAGCAAGGGGGCGCACGCGGTGTGTGTGATGACGGAGTGGGAGGAGTTCAAAGGGCTCGACTACGGGCGGATCTACGAGGGGATGCAGAAGCCGGCGTTCGTGTTTGACGGGAGGAATGTGGTGGATGTGGAGAAGCTGAGGGAGATAGGGTTCATAGTGTATTCCATTGGGAAGCCACTGGATCCATGGCTCAAGGATATGCCTGCTGTGGCTTAG
- the LOC125201996 gene encoding zinc finger protein ZAT1-like, with product MEEVDHKSKHKCKFCRKMFPCGRSLGGHMRSHLINISSTPKKPRKRFSDDDDDDDDREEVALSLILLSMDCITFEESESRKKKKSKANQNLDLDPSSELVNSLSQSDCSKFRCMICNKGFPSYQALGGHRASHKKFKGCCAPTIPTEIPKPDHECPICLKVFPSGQALGGHKRSHLITDHQPKSTRRDFLDLNLPAPVEEELKPWWIRATREPLLSTS from the coding sequence ATGGAAGAAGTTGATCATAAATCAAAGCACAAGTGCAAATTCTGCAGGAAAATGTTCCCCTGCGGCCGGTCCCTGGGAGGCCACATGAGGTCTCACTTGATCAACATCTCATCAACGCCCAAGAAGCCCCGGAAAAGATTCTctgacgatgatgatgatgacgatgaCAGGGAGGAGGTGGCCTTGAGCCTTATACTCCTCTCCATGGATTGCATCACTTTCGAGGAGAGCGAATctaggaagaagaagaaatccaAGGCCAATCAGAATCTTGATCTTGATCCATCGTCCGAGCTGGTTAACTCTCTCAGCCAATCAGATTGCTCCAAGTTTAGGTGCATGATCTGTAATAAGGGATTCCCGTCTTACCAAGCATTGGGTGGCCACAGAGCCAGTCACAAGAAGTTCAAAGGCTGTTGCGCTCCAACAATTCCAACAGAAATACCAAAGCCAGATCACGAGTGTCCGATTTGCCTGAAGGTGTTCCCATCAGGCCAGGCTTTGGGTGGTCACAAGAGATCACATTTGATCACTGATCATCAGCCCAAGAGCACCCGCCGCGATTTTCTTGACCTCAACCTGCCAGCCCCGGTTGAGGAGGAGTTGAAGCCGTGGTGGATTCGCGCCACACGCGAGCCACTTCTATCAACCTCATGA